A single region of the Pan troglodytes isolate AG18354 chromosome 18, NHGRI_mPanTro3-v2.0_pri, whole genome shotgun sequence genome encodes:
- the DPEP1 gene encoding dipeptidase 1, whose amino-acid sequence MWTGWWLWPLVAVCTADFFRDEAERIMRDSPVIDGHNDLPWQLLDMFNNRLQDERANLTTLAGTHTNIPKLRAGFVGGQFWSVYTPCDTQNKDAVRRTLEQMDVVHRMCRMYPETFLYVTSSAGIRQAFREGKVASLIGVEGGHSIDSSLGVLRALYQLGMRYLTLTHSCNTPWADNWLVDTGDSEPQSQGLSPFGQRVVKELNRLGVLIDLAHVSVATMKATLQLSRAPVIFSHSSAYSVCASQRNVPDDVLRLVKQTDSLVMVNFYNNYISCTNKANLSQVADHLDHIKEVAGAGAVGFGGDFDGVPRVPEGLEDVSKYPDLIAELLRRNWTEAEVKGALADNLLRVFEAVEQASNLTQAPEEEPIPLDQLGGSCRTHYGYSSGASSLHRHWGLLLASLAPLVLCLSLL is encoded by the exons ATGTGGACCGGATGGTGGCTCTGGCCCCTTGTGGCCGTCTGCACTGCAGACTTCTTTCGGGACGAGGCAGAGAGGATCATGAGGGACTCCCCTGTCATTGATGG GCACAATGACCTCCCCTGGCAGCTGCTGGATATGTTCAACAACCGGCTGCAGGACGAGAGGGCCAACCTGACCACCTTGGCCGGCACACACACCAACATCCCCAAGCTGAGGGCCGGCTTTGTGGGAGGCCAG TTCTGGTCCGTGTACACGCCCTGCGACACCCAGAACAAAGACGCTGTGCGGAGGACACTGGAGCAGATGGACGTGGTCCACCGCATGTGCCGGATGTACCCGGAGACCTTCCTGTATGTCACCAGCAGTGCAG GCATTCGGCAGGCCTTCCGGGAAGGGAAGGTGGCCAGCCTGATCGGCGTGGAGGGCGGCCACTCCATTGACAGCAGTCTGGGCGTCCTGCGGGCACTCTATCAGCTGGGCATGCGGTACCTGACCCTCACCCACAGCTGCAACACGCCCTG GGCTGACAACTGGCTGGTGGACACGGGAGACAGTGAGCCCCAGAGCCAAGGCTTGTCACCCTTTGGGCAG CGTGTGGTGAAGGAGCTGAACCGTCTGGGAGTCCTCATCGACTTGGCTCACGTGTCTGTGGCCACCATGAAGGCCACCCTGCAGCTGTCCAGAGCCCCGGTCATCTTCAGCCACTCCTCGGCCTACAGCGTGTGCGCAAGCCAGCGCAACGTGCCTGACGACGTCCTGAGGCTGGTG AAACAGACAGACAGCCTGGTGATGGTGAACTTCTACAACAATTACATTTCCTGCACCAACAAGGCCAACCTGTCCCAAGTGGCCG ACCATCTGGATCACATCAAGGAGGTGGCAGGAGCCGGAGCCGTGGGTTTTGGTGGGGACTTTGATGGTGTTCCAAG GGTCCCTGAGGGGCTGGAGGACGTCTCCAAGTATCCAGACCTGATCGCTGAGCTGCTCAGGAGGAACTGGACGGAGGCGGAGGTCAAGGGCGCACTGGCTGACAACCTGCTGAGGGTCTTCGAGGCTGTGGAACAG GCCAGCAACCTCACACAGGCTCCCGAGGAGGAGCCCATCCCGCTGGACCAGCTGGGCGGCTCCTGCAGGACCCATTACGGCTACTCCTCTGGGGCTTCCAGCCTCCATCGCCACTGGGGGCTCCTGCTGGCCTCCCTCGCTCCCCTGgtcctctgtctgtctctcctgtGA